CAGCACTTCGGTCGCCACCGATTCGGCGAGCATACGGGTGAGCTCTCCCAGACGCACTGGGGAAGCATTCGCCAGCCGCGCGGAGTTGATGCGCTTCATCGCATTGTCTTCCTCCGGCGCAAACCACTTCTTCTCCGCGATCAGCCGCTCGGCCGCGGCCAGATCGCCTTCAATCATGCCCTGGGTACCGCCCAACTGTTGTGCGACCGCCGCAGGAGCCGGCTGCGACTGCTCCCCGGATCCGCGCACCAGCCGGATCACGCCCCAGATGATGGCTGCGATCACCAGCGCGAGAATGCCGATGCGCAACAGCGCCTTGAGCAGATTGCCCTCCTTGGGTGCCGGTGCGCGCGCTGCCGCCACCGGTTTCGTGGGCGTCGCGGGCGTCGCCGGGGCGGCGGCTGGCTGTGGCTTCAACGCGGTCGTCACGGCCGGCTGCAGGACCGTGGCTGGCCCCATTTGCTGAGTCTCTGGCTGCGCCACCGGGGCTACCGGCACGGTTCGCGACGGGCCCGCGCGCATCGCCTCGGCGCGCGGCTCGCGCACCGTCTTCGGTTCGATGTAGCCGTCGATCGCAGTCACCATCTCGCGCGCCGAGCCGAAGCGCTCCTCGGGGCGCTTGGCCAGCGTGCGGTCGATCAGCGGCTGGTACAGCGCGAGCGCCTCCGGCAGCTTGGGCACTGGCTCGGACAAATGCTTGCTGATGACGGCGAAGGGATCGTCGGCATCGAACGGCGGACGCCCGGTCAACATCTCGTAGAGCACGATGCCGAGGCTGTAGAGGTCGGCACGTCCGTCGCCGGTCTGCCCCTCGATCTGCTCCGGGCTCATGTAATGCGGGCTGCCGATCTGCATCGAGTTGGCACCCGACTGTGCCTTCAGGATGCCGAGATCCCCAAGCACCGCAGCGCCGTCGGCGCGGAACATGATGTTGGCCGGCTTGATGTCGCGATGGATCACGCCCTGCGAATGGGCGTAGTCGAGCGCGCTGGCCAAGTCGCGCGCGATGCGCAACGCATCCACCGGCGCCATCGGCTGCTGCATGCGATCGCGCAGCGTGCCGCCGGGAACGAACTCGGTGGCGATGAACGGGAAGCCGCCCGCAGATCCGATGTCGAACACTGCGAGGACAT
The Rhodanobacteraceae bacterium genome window above contains:
- a CDS encoding serine/threonine protein kinase, with translation MSELPQIPGYRLLKVLKQSKRSRTFLAEQQSLARQVALKVLSEEFFDDPALRQRFVDEGKSAARLNHPHVLAVFDIGSAGGFPFIATEFVPGGTLRDRMQQPMAPVDALRIARDLASALDYAHSQGVIHRDIKPANIMFRADGAAVLGDLGILKAQSGANSMQIGSPHYMSPEQIEGQTGDGRADLYSLGIVLYEMLTGRPPFDADDPFAVISKHLSEPVPKLPEALALYQPLIDRTLAKRPEERFGSAREMVTAIDGYIEPKTVREPRAEAMRAGPSRTVPVAPVAQPETQQMGPATVLQPAVTTALKPQPAAAPATPATPTKPVAAARAPAPKEGNLLKALLRIGILALVIAAIIWGVIRLVRGSGEQSQPAPAAVAQQLGGTQGMIEGDLAAAERLIAEKKWFAPEEDNAMKRINSARLANASPVRLGELTRMLAESVATEVLTLRKNGDTARAAALVAEARKQVPDEPALRAL